The following coding sequences are from one Prochlorococcus sp. MIT 1314 window:
- a CDS encoding TMEM165/GDT1 family protein, with product MVLSLLLSTFLTIFIAELGDKTQLATLTISGTSNKPLAVFLGSSSALIIASLLGALTGGSMSSFLPEVVLKSIAAITFFIIGIKLFINSFTIDKEDKENN from the coding sequence ATGGTTTTAAGTTTATTACTATCAACATTTCTAACCATTTTTATAGCTGAATTAGGTGACAAAACACAACTAGCTACTTTAACTATAAGCGGCACTTCAAATAAACCATTGGCAGTATTTTTAGGTTCTTCTTCAGCTCTTATCATTGCAAGTTTACTTGGAGCTTTGACAGGTGGTTCTATGTCAAGTTTTTTACCCGAGGTGGTTCTTAAATCAATAGCTGCCATTACATTTTTTATTATTGGTATAAAGCTTTTTATAAACTCATTCACAATCGACAAAGAAGACAAAGAAAATAATTAG